The proteins below are encoded in one region of Roseovarius bejariae:
- a CDS encoding GlcG/HbpS family heme-binding protein, with product MAELSLNRARSIIRKALAKGREEGFKPLSVVVLDTGGHVKAFEREDGAAPGRFNIAHGKAYGAIMLGMAGRAQMARAEQQAYFMAAVNGVYGGQVVPVPGGVLVRDKRGKIVGAVGVTGDTSDNDVIAAVAGIEAVGLTPED from the coding sequence ATGGCAGAACTCTCGCTCAACCGCGCCCGCTCGATCATCCGCAAGGCCCTTGCCAAGGGCCGTGAGGAAGGTTTCAAACCGCTGTCTGTCGTGGTGCTGGATACCGGCGGTCACGTCAAAGCCTTTGAACGTGAAGACGGCGCAGCCCCCGGGCGTTTCAACATCGCCCACGGCAAGGCCTATGGCGCAATCATGCTTGGTATGGCAGGCCGGGCGCAAATGGCCCGCGCCGAACAACAGGCCTATTTCATGGCCGCCGTGAATGGCGTCTATGGCGGGCAGGTCGTGCCGGTACCGGGTGGCGTTCTGGTGCGTGACAAGCGCGGCAAGATCGTGGGCGCTGTTGGGGTCACGGGCGATACCTCCGACAATGACGTCATCGCCGCCGTGGCCGGGATCGAGGCCGTGGGCCTGACCCCCGAGGACTAA
- a CDS encoding bifunctional allantoicase/(S)-ureidoglycine aminohydrolase: MSGNFTYYAPKGGLPDQTTLTQDRARFTSCYAVMPRRVLSDITMSRLPGWQNTRAWVLARPMSGFAETFAQLILDVAPGGGSNHPEPDPMGQGVLFGLEGVLRLSIDGVGHDLGPGGYAYIAPGANWSVENTGQSTAKVVWVRKRYQPAPGLDAPESFVTSDTEHEPDPMPDTDGIWATTRFVDNTDLRHDMHVNIVTFRPGGTIPFAETHVMEHGIYILQGRAVYLLNQDWVEVEAGDFLWLRAFCPQACYAAGSEPFRYLLYKDVNRHADLMPLKGG; encoded by the coding sequence ATGTCCGGTAACTTCACATATTACGCGCCCAAAGGCGGCTTGCCCGATCAAACAACCCTTACGCAGGATCGAGCGCGGTTCACATCCTGCTATGCGGTCATGCCACGGCGCGTTTTGTCGGATATTACCATGTCGCGCCTGCCGGGATGGCAGAATACGCGCGCATGGGTGCTGGCGCGCCCCATGTCGGGTTTCGCCGAAACATTTGCACAGCTGATCCTGGATGTTGCCCCCGGCGGTGGCTCAAACCACCCCGAGCCTGACCCGATGGGGCAGGGTGTTCTTTTCGGTCTGGAGGGTGTATTGCGCCTGTCGATTGACGGCGTGGGCCATGATCTGGGGCCGGGGGGATATGCCTATATTGCCCCCGGTGCGAATTGGTCGGTCGAAAATACCGGCCAGTCGACCGCCAAGGTGGTTTGGGTCCGCAAACGGTATCAACCCGCGCCGGGATTGGACGCGCCGGAGAGTTTCGTCACATCAGATACGGAACACGAGCCCGATCCGATGCCCGATACCGATGGTATTTGGGCCACGACCAGATTTGTCGATAACACTGATCTTCGCCATGATATGCACGTCAATATCGTGACCTTCCGGCCCGGCGGCACCATTCCCTTTGCCGAAACCCATGTGATGGAGCATGGAATTTACATTTTGCAGGGCCGGGCGGTCTATCTTCTCAATCAAGATTGGGTCGAGGTGGAAGCTGGCGATTTCCTGTGGCTGCGCGCCTTTTGCCCGCAAGCCTGTTACGCGGCCGGGTCCGAGCCGTTTCGCTATCTTCTCTACAAGGATGTGAACCGCCACGCGGATTTGATGCCGCTCAAGGGCGGTTGA
- a CDS encoding (2Fe-2S)-binding protein, translated as MQLTIDGTTHDLEVEPEMPLLWVLRDELGFKGVKYGCGIAQCGACTVQIDGQAVRSCQVRAGDVWGPVTTVHGLGTPKALHAVQAAWVEHQVAQCGYCQSGQITAAAALLSEVSQPSDEDIDNAMSGNLCRCGTYPRIRAAVKTAAQKMQEG; from the coding sequence ATGCAACTTACCATAGACGGAACCACGCACGACCTTGAGGTCGAACCGGAAATGCCGCTGCTTTGGGTGTTGCGCGACGAGTTGGGCTTCAAAGGTGTGAAATATGGCTGTGGCATTGCGCAATGCGGGGCCTGCACCGTGCAAATCGACGGTCAGGCCGTGCGCTCATGCCAAGTGCGGGCCGGCGATGTCTGGGGCCCGGTGACCACCGTTCATGGTCTTGGTACACCAAAGGCCCTGCACGCGGTACAGGCTGCTTGGGTCGAGCATCAGGTGGCGCAATGCGGCTATTGCCAATCCGGGCAGATCACCGCTGCGGCGGCGCTTCTGAGCGAAGTTTCCCAGCCCAGCGATGAAGATATCGACAACGCGATGAGTGGCAACCTGTGCCGCTGTGGCACCTACCCGCGCATTCGCGCCGCCGTCAAAACCGCCGCGCAAAAAATGCAGGAGGGCTAA
- a CDS encoding xanthine dehydrogenase family protein molybdopterin-binding subunit produces the protein MGRAGKIARRTFLIGSAAIAGGVAFGVVAYKRPHPNPLLDDLKADEAAITPYVLIRPDGITLITPRADLGQGAYHVQAALLAEELDVDLASVTVDPGPPSPAYYNTALSADAAPFPATDKGTMAEATRAVLDAPMKFLGVQITGGSTTVPDSYEKLRHAGAMARETLKETAAQQTGTARADLRTENGAVILPDGTRLPYTDLARNAVQVDPIKGTPLRDPSDWQLLGQPMQRLDILAKSTGTQTYGIDMEMEGLIHAAVRTNPAMGGDMQGFDATEAETMRGVEKVVPITGGVGVLADNTWRAFQAVQAIEVDWGPAPYPAEQADHWQILSDSFTADAQDSQYKDEGDLDAALATANVIEAEYRAPYLAHAPLEPVNATVRVTDTRADVWTGTQIPRFVQDNVAAITGLDADQVHVHVLMMGGSFGHRLEDMVVRQATELAMAAKGRPVKLTYSREEDISHDFPRQIAMARGRGAVENGQVTACDLGIAMPSVIGSQMGRQGFPAAGPDLQIIAGAWDQPFAIPNYRVTGYRAEGLAPVSSWRSVGASSNGFFHDSFLDELIHAAGADPLEERLRLCSHAPSRKVLEAVGEMSNWGTPLGENQGRGVAYCLSFGVPCAEVIEVTETESGIRLDRAFVAAEVGRVLDPVNFENQVQGGLIWGIGHAMMGEITFAEGRTEQQNFDTYPFLRHDQCPEVIVRGLENSDGIRGVGEPPVPPAAPALANAIFAVTGKRLREMPFNKHVDFV, from the coding sequence ATGGGTCGTGCCGGAAAGATCGCCCGCCGTACATTCCTTATCGGGTCAGCCGCCATTGCCGGGGGCGTGGCCTTTGGCGTGGTGGCTTACAAGCGCCCGCATCCCAACCCGCTGCTGGATGACCTGAAGGCGGACGAAGCGGCGATTACGCCATATGTCCTGATCCGCCCCGACGGGATCACCCTGATCACCCCGCGCGCAGATCTGGGTCAGGGGGCCTACCACGTACAGGCCGCCCTTTTGGCCGAGGAACTGGATGTCGATCTGGCGTCGGTTACCGTCGATCCCGGCCCGCCAAGCCCGGCCTATTACAACACCGCACTTTCCGCCGATGCCGCGCCTTTCCCGGCGACCGACAAAGGCACGATGGCCGAAGCCACCCGTGCCGTGCTGGATGCGCCCATGAAGTTCCTCGGCGTCCAGATCACCGGTGGCTCCACGACCGTGCCGGACTCCTACGAAAAACTTCGCCATGCCGGGGCCATGGCCCGCGAAACCCTGAAAGAGACCGCGGCACAGCAAACCGGCACGGCCCGCGCCGACCTGCGCACCGAGAACGGGGCCGTAATTCTGCCCGATGGCACCCGCCTGCCCTATACCGATCTGGCCAGGAACGCCGTTCAGGTTGACCCCATCAAGGGGACGCCACTTCGTGATCCTTCCGACTGGCAGCTTTTGGGCCAACCCATGCAGCGGCTCGACATCCTCGCCAAATCCACCGGCACGCAAACCTATGGCATCGACATGGAGATGGAGGGCCTGATCCACGCCGCGGTGCGCACGAACCCCGCCATGGGCGGAGACATGCAGGGTTTTGACGCCACCGAGGCCGAAACCATGCGCGGCGTGGAAAAGGTGGTGCCCATCACCGGCGGCGTCGGCGTTCTGGCCGATAACACATGGCGCGCCTTTCAGGCCGTGCAGGCAATTGAGGTCGATTGGGGCCCTGCGCCCTATCCGGCCGAACAGGCCGACCATTGGCAAATTCTGTCAGACAGCTTCACAGCGGACGCTCAGGACAGCCAATACAAGGACGAAGGCGATCTGGACGCCGCTCTGGCCACGGCCAACGTGATCGAGGCCGAGTACCGCGCGCCCTACCTTGCCCATGCGCCGCTTGAACCCGTCAACGCCACAGTCCGCGTGACGGACACCCGCGCCGATGTCTGGACCGGCACGCAAATCCCCCGCTTCGTGCAGGATAACGTCGCCGCGATTACCGGCCTCGACGCCGATCAGGTTCATGTTCATGTGCTGATGATGGGCGGCAGCTTCGGTCACAGGCTCGAAGACATGGTCGTGCGCCAGGCGACCGAACTGGCCATGGCCGCCAAGGGACGCCCCGTCAAGCTCACCTACAGCCGCGAGGAAGACATATCGCACGACTTCCCCCGGCAAATCGCCATGGCGCGTGGGCGCGGCGCGGTCGAAAACGGTCAGGTGACGGCCTGCGACCTCGGCATCGCCATGCCCTCGGTCATCGGGTCACAAATGGGGCGCCAAGGCTTTCCCGCCGCCGGTCCCGACCTGCAAATCATCGCTGGCGCATGGGATCAACCCTTCGCCATCCCGAACTACCGCGTGACCGGCTACCGGGCCGAAGGGTTGGCCCCGGTCAGTTCATGGCGATCGGTTGGAGCCTCCTCCAACGGCTTCTTCCACGACAGCTTTCTTGATGAGTTGATCCACGCCGCAGGCGCCGACCCGTTGGAAGAACGGTTGCGGCTGTGTTCCCACGCCCCCTCCCGCAAGGTGCTTGAGGCCGTGGGGGAGATGTCGAACTGGGGCACGCCCTTGGGCGAAAACCAAGGCCGGGGCGTGGCCTATTGCCTGTCCTTCGGCGTCCCCTGCGCCGAGGTGATCGAAGTAACCGAGACCGAGAGTGGCATTCGCCTTGATCGCGCCTTTGTCGCTGCCGAAGTGGGCCGCGTGCTCGATCCGGTAAACTTCGAAAATCAGGTTCAAGGCGGCCTGATCTGGGGCATTGGCCACGCCATGATGGGTGAAATAACCTTCGCCGAAGGCCGCACCGAGCAGCAAAACTTCGATACCTACCCCTTCCTGCGCCACGACCAATGCCCAGAAGTCATAGTGCGCGGTCTGGAAAACAGCGACGGCATACGCGGCGTGGGCGAACCCCCGGTTCCCCCCGCCGCCCCGGCCCTTGCCAACGCGATCTTCGCGGTCACCGGCAAGCGCCTGCGCGAGATGCCCTTCAACAAGCACGTCGATTTCGTCTGA
- a CDS encoding AbrB family transcriptional regulator, whose translation MPHLLTTLALLGLGTLAAFAVRALGLPLPFLMGPLLLSGTVAMALPAHLPDGYRFPQWLRLAFIAVIGLMIGAQVTPELFRQIPRLILSLAALTLFVGVAHAFNYAVFRRLGAYDRATAFYAATPGGLFESIAMGEEAGADLARLTLQQFLRVIVVVTTLPLGLSLWLGEPVGSAGGMTLARDAVPWQAIPGIALAGLLGLGLGRVLHLPAKQLTGPMAVAALLSLTGAYPLDIPQWLVNVAQVVVGTALGMRFTGLSRALILRGAGLSLVSVAGMLILAAICAEALHLILGEPFDVLFISFAPGGVTEMALVALSLQANPALVTLHHIWRILVTVLGLTLTRRWLRRFL comes from the coding sequence ATGCCACATCTCCTGACGACCCTCGCGCTGCTTGGCCTCGGCACGCTTGCGGCTTTCGCCGTGCGGGCCTTGGGCCTGCCGTTGCCCTTCCTCATGGGGCCGCTCCTGCTCAGCGGCACGGTGGCCATGGCGTTGCCCGCCCACCTGCCCGATGGCTACCGATTTCCCCAATGGCTCAGGCTGGCTTTCATCGCGGTGATCGGCCTGATGATCGGGGCGCAGGTCACGCCGGAACTGTTCCGGCAAATTCCACGCCTGATCCTCAGCCTCGCGGCGCTTACCCTCTTTGTCGGTGTGGCACATGCCTTCAACTACGCCGTTTTCCGTCGCCTCGGGGCTTACGACCGCGCCACGGCCTTCTATGCCGCCACCCCCGGCGGGTTGTTCGAATCCATCGCCATGGGCGAAGAGGCCGGGGCCGACCTTGCCCGCCTGACCCTGCAACAATTCCTGCGGGTGATCGTGGTCGTCACCACCCTGCCTCTTGGCCTGTCGCTCTGGCTGGGCGAACCTGTCGGCAGCGCGGGCGGCATGACATTGGCGCGCGATGCCGTGCCCTGGCAGGCCATCCCGGGCATCGCCCTTGCCGGTCTTCTGGGGCTTGGGCTTGGCCGGGTCCTGCACCTGCCGGCCAAACAACTGACCGGCCCAATGGCCGTTGCCGCCTTGCTGTCGCTCACCGGGGCTTACCCGCTCGACATTCCCCAATGGCTGGTCAACGTCGCGCAGGTGGTGGTGGGCACCGCCCTAGGGATGCGTTTCACGGGCCTGAGCCGTGCACTGATCCTGCGTGGCGCGGGCCTGTCGCTTGTTTCGGTCGCGGGGATGCTGATCCTCGCCGCCATCTGCGCCGAGGCGCTCCATCTCATACTTGGCGAACCCTTCGACGTGTTGTTCATTTCCTTTGCCCCCGGCGGCGTCACCGAGATGGCCCTCGTAGCGCTCAGCCTTCAGGCCAACCCGGCCCTCGTGACCCTGCACCATATCTGGCGCATCCTTGTTACCGTGTTGGGCCTCACGCTCACCCGCCGCTGGTTGCGCCGTTTCCTTTGA
- a CDS encoding 3-hydroxyacyl-CoA dehydrogenase: MRITDTAAIITGGASGLGEATARHFRDQGADVTILDRDTARGEATAKEIGATFVETDVTDEDSVKHAMATAKSRMGKITTAVNCAGIATGEKTLGKNGPHDLAAFQRTIDINLIGSFNVARLAAAEIAQNDPDKNGQRGVIINTASIAAFDGQKGQAAYAASKGGIVGLSLPMARDLSREGIRVMAIAPGIFLTPMMQGLPQEVQDSLAQDVTFPKRLGDPAEYASLARFIVECDYLNGEVIRLDGALRMQ; the protein is encoded by the coding sequence ATGCGCATCACCGATACCGCCGCGATCATCACCGGGGGCGCCTCGGGTCTGGGCGAGGCCACCGCCCGCCACTTCCGTGACCAAGGCGCAGACGTGACCATTCTCGACCGCGACACCGCCCGGGGCGAAGCAACCGCAAAGGAGATCGGCGCGACCTTCGTGGAAACCGATGTGACCGACGAGGATTCTGTGAAACACGCCATGGCCACCGCCAAATCACGTATGGGCAAGATCACCACCGCCGTGAACTGCGCCGGGATCGCCACCGGCGAAAAGACCCTTGGCAAGAACGGCCCGCATGACCTTGCGGCCTTCCAACGCACGATCGACATCAACCTGATCGGCTCTTTCAACGTCGCCCGCCTTGCCGCTGCCGAGATTGCCCAGAACGACCCGGATAAAAACGGCCAGCGTGGCGTGATCATCAACACCGCCTCCATCGCCGCCTTCGACGGGCAAAAGGGGCAAGCGGCCTATGCCGCCTCCAAAGGAGGCATCGTCGGCCTCTCGCTGCCCATGGCACGCGACCTGTCGCGCGAAGGCATCCGGGTGATGGCCATCGCGCCCGGCATTTTCCTGACCCCGATGATGCAGGGCCTGCCGCAAGAGGTTCAAGACAGCCTTGCGCAGGACGTGACCTTCCCCAAGCGCCTTGGCGACCCGGCGGAATATGCCTCGCTGGCGCGGTTTATCGTGGAATGCGACTACCTGAACGGCGAGGTCATCCGCCTCGACGGCGCCCTGCGCATGCAGTGA
- a CDS encoding ion channel, with amino-acid sequence MAEDRPFKDKVRLLYEGRSKRASRFRYALLLFDAVTILFFLATAAMEITPELLVADAVIGGLIALDLVLRLWIAENKIRFLRRFYVIVDIAVLASLLATPFLGQGLAVLRVLRSLRLIHSYHLMRDLRRDSLMFRRHEDAIIAAVNLLVFIFAMTAIVFVLRGQEEPGITNYVDALYFTVATLTTTGFGDITMTTPTGRLLSVGIMVVGVGLFLQLVRAIFSPAKVKHKCPECGLTKHDVDAIYCKHCGHDLKIETEGAT; translated from the coding sequence ATGGCTGAAGACAGACCCTTCAAAGACAAGGTGAGGCTGCTTTACGAAGGCCGCAGCAAACGCGCCTCGCGCTTTCGCTATGCGTTGCTTTTGTTCGATGCGGTGACGATCCTCTTCTTCCTCGCGACCGCGGCCATGGAGATCACCCCTGAACTTCTGGTGGCCGATGCCGTGATCGGCGGGTTGATCGCGCTTGATCTGGTCCTGCGGCTTTGGATCGCCGAAAACAAGATACGCTTCTTGCGGCGGTTTTACGTGATCGTCGACATTGCCGTTCTCGCCTCGCTTCTGGCGACGCCATTTCTGGGGCAGGGGTTGGCGGTGCTTCGGGTGCTGCGGTCTTTGCGGCTGATCCATTCCTATCACCTGATGCGCGACCTGCGGCGGGATTCGCTGATGTTCCGTCGGCACGAGGACGCGATCATCGCGGCGGTGAACCTGCTGGTCTTTATCTTCGCGATGACGGCGATTGTCTTTGTCCTGCGCGGGCAGGAAGAGCCGGGGATCACCAATTACGTGGATGCGCTTTACTTCACGGTGGCCACGCTGACGACCACGGGGTTTGGCGATATCACCATGACAACGCCCACGGGACGGTTGTTGTCAGTGGGAATCATGGTGGTGGGGGTTGGCCTGTTCCTGCAATTGGTGCGGGCGATATTTTCGCCCGCGAAGGTCAAGCACAAATGCCCGGAATGCGGGCTGACCAAACATGACGTGGATGCCATTTACTGCAAGCACTGCGGTCACGATCTTAAGATCGAGACCGAAGGCGCGACCTGA
- a CDS encoding ABC-F family ATP-binding cassette domain-containing protein, translating into MARAPLMQLSDISLTFGGDPVFHDLSLVIQPGDRVALVGRNGSGKSTLMKVMAGLVEADAGDRVVPPGTSVGYMEQEPDMSGFSTLGEFASSALEAGEMYRVEMAAEGLKFDPERPVETASGGERRRAALAKLMAEAPDLMLLDEPTNHLDIEAIAWLEAELKQTRAAFVLISHDRAFLRELTRATLWIDRGNVRRQERGFEGFEAWRDKIWQEEDEARHKLDRKIKSEARWAVEGISARRKRNQGRVRALQDLRAERAAQIKRQGTAAMALESGPKSGKKVIEAKDISKAYEDKLILRDFSIRIQRGDRVAFVGPNGVGKTTLLKTLLKEVEPDDGSVTHGTNLLPVVFDQARAQLDPEMSLWDSLTGDKDMRVSGQADQVMVRGQPRHVVGYLKDFLFDERQARAPVKSLSGGEKARLLLAKLMARESNVLVLDEPTNDLDIETLDLLQELLDDYDGTVLLVSHDRDFLDRVATTTIAMEGNGRATVYAGGWTDYQAQKGDSALDDAPKKDVKPKGKKAELKPKSQAKPKLSFTEKHRLEELPKELERLEAEIAKLEELLADPELFTREPVKFKKATEALSARQEALGQAEEEWLTLEEKAENAG; encoded by the coding sequence ATGGCTCGTGCTCCGCTTATGCAACTCTCCGACATATCGCTGACCTTCGGGGGCGATCCCGTGTTTCATGACCTTTCTCTGGTGATCCAGCCGGGGGACCGGGTGGCGCTTGTCGGGCGCAATGGATCGGGGAAATCCACCCTCATGAAAGTCATGGCGGGATTGGTCGAAGCCGATGCCGGGGATCGCGTCGTGCCGCCGGGCACCAGCGTTGGATACATGGAGCAAGAGCCTGATATGTCAGGGTTTTCCACGCTTGGCGAGTTTGCCTCAAGCGCGCTTGAGGCCGGTGAGATGTACCGTGTCGAGATGGCGGCAGAGGGCTTGAAATTCGACCCCGAGCGCCCGGTCGAAACCGCCTCGGGCGGGGAGCGGCGGCGCGCGGCCTTGGCCAAGCTCATGGCAGAAGCGCCGGACCTGATGCTGCTGGACGAGCCGACGAACCATCTGGATATCGAAGCGATCGCATGGCTTGAGGCCGAGTTGAAACAGACCCGCGCCGCCTTTGTCCTGATCAGCCACGACCGCGCGTTTTTGCGTGAACTTACCCGCGCAACCCTTTGGATCGACAGGGGAAATGTGCGACGCCAGGAGCGTGGCTTCGAAGGGTTCGAGGCGTGGCGCGACAAGATCTGGCAAGAGGAAGACGAAGCCCGCCACAAGCTGGATCGCAAGATCAAGTCCGAGGCCCGATGGGCCGTGGAGGGCATCAGCGCGCGGCGCAAGCGCAACCAGGGCCGTGTGCGCGCCCTGCAAGACCTGCGCGCCGAACGCGCCGCGCAGATCAAGCGGCAAGGTACGGCGGCCATGGCGCTGGAGTCAGGCCCCAAGTCCGGCAAGAAGGTCATAGAAGCCAAGGATATATCAAAGGCTTACGAAGATAAGCTCATCCTGCGAGATTTCTCGATCCGCATTCAGCGTGGGGATCGGGTGGCCTTTGTCGGGCCGAATGGGGTGGGCAAAACCACGCTGCTCAAGACGCTGTTGAAAGAGGTGGAGCCGGATGACGGCAGCGTCACCCATGGCACCAACCTGTTGCCTGTGGTCTTCGATCAGGCCCGCGCGCAGCTTGACCCCGAGATGAGCCTTTGGGACAGCCTGACAGGCGACAAGGATATGCGCGTTTCGGGGCAGGCCGATCAGGTCATGGTGCGGGGGCAGCCGCGCCATGTCGTGGGCTACCTCAAGGATTTTCTGTTCGATGAGCGGCAGGCAAGAGCGCCTGTTAAGTCCTTGTCAGGTGGGGAAAAAGCGCGGTTGCTGCTGGCCAAGTTGATGGCGCGGGAAAGTAACGTCCTTGTGCTGGACGAACCCACCAACGATCTGGATATCGAAACGCTGGACCTGTTGCAGGAACTTCTGGACGACTACGACGGAACGGTCCTGTTGGTTAGTCACGACCGGGATTTTCTGGACCGTGTCGCCACCACGACCATCGCCATGGAAGGCAACGGCCGTGCCACGGTTTATGCTGGCGGCTGGACGGATTATCAGGCGCAAAAGGGCGATTCTGCATTGGATGATGCGCCAAAAAAAGATGTAAAACCAAAGGGTAAGAAGGCAGAGTTGAAGCCGAAGTCACAGGCGAAACCAAAACTGAGTTTCACCGAAAAACATCGGCTTGAAGAACTCCCGAAGGAATTGGAGCGCTTGGAAGCCGAGATCGCCAAGCTGGAAGAGTTGCTGGCCGATCCCGAGCTTTTCACCCGCGAGCCGGTCAAGTTCAAGAAGGCGACCGAGGCCCTGAGTGCCCGGCAGGAGGCATTGGGGCAAGCCGAGGAAGAGTGGCTTACCCTAGAGGAAAAGGCGGAAAATGCTGGCTGA
- a CDS encoding GNAT family N-acetyltransferase — protein MTGFAKGRYLARHADGPEDIRAAQRLRYLAFHGPSGPGLDQDPFDDICTHILVEEAESGRLVCCFRILPLAGGDEIGRSYSAQFYELSALASFEGPMVEMGRFCVDPEARDPDIVRVAWAAMTRYVDDNGVEMLFGCSSFKGTDAETYHDAFAMLAARHLAPRRWWPRVKAPSVVEFAKKLRRRKPDAKQAMLRMPPLLRTYLLMGGWVSDHAVVDRQMNTLHVFTGLEIAAIPPSRKRLLRAVAQ, from the coding sequence ATGACAGGTTTTGCAAAGGGGCGGTATTTGGCGCGCCATGCCGATGGCCCCGAGGATATCCGGGCTGCCCAGAGATTGCGGTATCTGGCGTTCCATGGCCCATCCGGCCCGGGGCTTGACCAAGATCCTTTCGATGACATTTGCACCCATATCCTAGTGGAAGAGGCGGAAAGCGGGCGGCTTGTCTGTTGTTTCCGCATTTTGCCACTCGCTGGCGGGGATGAGATCGGGCGCAGCTATTCGGCGCAGTTCTACGAGTTGTCGGCGCTTGCGTCCTTCGAGGGGCCCATGGTGGAAATGGGCCGCTTCTGCGTGGACCCCGAGGCGCGCGACCCCGACATCGTCCGTGTCGCATGGGCGGCGATGACGCGCTACGTGGACGACAACGGGGTCGAGATGCTGTTTGGCTGTTCCTCGTTCAAGGGGACCGATGCCGAGACCTATCACGATGCTTTCGCCATGCTGGCGGCACGGCATCTGGCGCCGCGCCGGTGGTGGCCGCGGGTCAAGGCGCCGTCGGTTGTCGAGTTCGCCAAGAAGCTGCGCCGTCGCAAGCCGGATGCGAAGCAGGCCATGTTGCGTATGCCGCCGTTGCTCAGGACCTATCTGCTGATGGGGGGGTGGGTCAGTGACCATGCGGTCGTGGATCGGCAGATGAACACTCTGCATGTTTTCACCGGGCTGGAAATCGCGGCGATTCCCCCGTCGCGAAAACGCCTGTTGCGGGCCGTGGCGCAATAG
- a CDS encoding outer membrane protein assembly factor BamE, which yields MVAALGLSALTACSATYRNHGYVPPEEDLQQLVVGVDTRSTVDDVVGPPSVGGVLGDGNYYYVRKKVREYGMFRPEVVERQVLAISFDDTDAIANIERFGLEDGNVVPLSRRVTDSSVVDNGFLRQLLSNIGNINPADAFGG from the coding sequence ATGGTTGCCGCATTGGGCCTTTCGGCGCTCACCGCTTGTAGCGCCACGTACCGAAACCATGGGTATGTCCCGCCCGAGGAAGACCTGCAACAGCTTGTCGTGGGCGTCGATACCCGGTCCACGGTGGATGATGTCGTCGGGCCGCCTTCGGTTGGCGGCGTTCTGGGGGACGGCAATTATTACTATGTCCGCAAGAAGGTGCGCGAATACGGCATGTTCCGCCCCGAGGTTGTCGAACGGCAGGTTCTGGCGATCAGCTTCGATGACACCGACGCGATTGCCAATATCGAACGCTTCGGTCTTGAGGATGGGAACGTCGTGCCACTGTCACGTCGGGTGACCGATTCGTCGGTGGTCGATAATGGCTTCCTGCGGCAATTGCTGAGCAATATCGGCAACATTAACCCGGCCGACGCCTTCGGCGGATAA
- a CDS encoding YceD family protein, which produces MPENTSETTVLRVSDLSQSKPHRFSLRPDRPAMEAIASQLSLTGLRKLSFSGELRPDRGRDWRLEGTLGATVTQPCVVSLEPVTTRLDVQVTRRFLDEMPHETASAEEIEMAEDETIDPLGSRIDLEAVMIEALALALPDYPRKEDNAPVEAEFTPPGARPIEEERQKPFAGLADLKKKLESDD; this is translated from the coding sequence ATGCCCGAAAACACCTCCGAGACCACCGTTTTGCGGGTTTCCGACCTTTCTCAAAGCAAGCCTCATCGCTTTTCCCTGCGTCCGGACAGGCCCGCCATGGAGGCGATTGCCAGCCAGCTTTCCCTGACCGGTTTGCGCAAATTGTCCTTTTCCGGCGAATTGCGGCCCGACCGCGGGCGTGACTGGCGGCTGGAGGGCACCCTGGGCGCCACGGTCACCCAGCCCTGTGTCGTGTCGCTTGAGCCCGTGACAACCCGGCTTGACGTTCAGGTGACGCGGCGGTTTCTGGACGAGATGCCGCACGAAACGGCCAGCGCCGAAGAAATCGAGATGGCAGAGGATGAAACCATCGACCCGCTGGGCAGCCGCATTGACCTTGAGGCCGTGATGATCGAGGCACTTGCCCTGGCGCTTCCCGACTACCCCCGCAAGGAGGACAACGCCCCCGTCGAGGCCGAGTTTACGCCCCCCGGTGCGCGCCCCATCGAAGAAGAGCGGCAAAAGCCCTTTGCCGGTCTGGCGGATTTGAAAAAGAAGCTGGAAAGCGACGATTAA
- the rpmF gene encoding 50S ribosomal protein L32 translates to MAVQQNKVSKSRRNNRRAHDALTAANPNECPNCGELKRPHHVCSACGHYADREVVALADEVDLDDDAA, encoded by the coding sequence ATGGCTGTCCAACAGAACAAAGTATCGAAATCGCGCCGCAACAACCGTCGTGCGCATGACGCCCTGACGGCGGCCAACCCGAACGAGTGCCCCAACTGCGGTGAGCTCAAGCGCCCGCACCACGTGTGCTCGGCCTGCGGCCATTATGCCGACCGCGAAGTCGTGGCCCTGGCCGACGAAGTCGATCTGGACGACGACGCAGCCTGA